One window of the Puntigrus tetrazona isolate hp1 chromosome 13, ASM1883169v1, whole genome shotgun sequence genome contains the following:
- the bag3 gene encoding BAG family molecular chaperone regulator 3, producing MAQYSGAKQYQSMKTLSPVETMATNDPLPPGWEIKIDPQTGWPFFVDHNNRTTTWNDPRHDTKKVFPNGPSMSPESPQDMHKSFIQEMRQPMLRQGYIPIPVSHENTEPRLQQYPSFSYIYPSAQQSLRTDGRTPSPTPASHCRPRSPVQAPSEACLSCSPASHGPEVHQPQGSHQQISGLHQQPRPSNTGLRAGYIPIPVIHEGVGGISQSQPSQSSHPTREKMPIYREQVPIQIQQNRAASPISVPLLAQSPVMSQIMGERPQVQQHIGHAPISPKAEQPFEEIVRAPAFEIPVQRVGDVPPQIHHQPVQLQQQPTQAPQPKAQQPIPQSPQVSETSNITIQFPPAPEPQEAAGPQTPQEVLPPHVQPEETPEQDLSHPGLIKVQQILERVEKLAQDVKSFDGKKNDKRYLMLEEMLTKELLALDSVDPEGRPDVRQARRDGVRRVQTILDELEMFGEPMDGLAGDTYPQAKGERSMIDQANTEKVKEIS from the exons ATGGCACAATATTCGGGAGCGAAGCAATACCAGAGTATGAAAACACTGTCTCCAGTCGAAACGATGGCAACTAACGATCCTCTGCCACCCGGGTGGGAGATCAAAATCGACCCGCAGACAGGTTGGCCGTTTTTTGTGGATCACAACAATCGCACAACGACGTGGAATGATCCGAGGCATGACACGAAAAAG gtttTTCCAAATGGCCCATCTATGTCCCCTGAGTCTCCTCAGGACATGCACAAATCCTTTATTCAGGAGATGAGGCAACCAATGCTACGCCAAGGCTACATCCCCATCCCAGTCTCCCATGAAAACACTGAACCCAGGCTGCAGCAGTATCCGAGTTTCTCCTACATCTACCCGTCAGCGCAGCAAAGTTTGAGAACAGACGGACGTACACCTTCTCCGACCCCAGCATCCCACTGTCGGCCTAGATCTCCAGTGCAGGCCCCATCGGAAGCATGTTTGTCTTGCTCACCTGCTTCACACGGGCCTGAG GTTCATCAACCACAGGGCTCACACCAACAAATAAGTGGCCTTCATCAGCAGCCTCGACCCAGCAATACAGGTCTTCGGGCGGGCTACATCCCCATTCCGGTGATCCACGAGGGTGTAGGGGGCATCTCACAATCTCAACCGAGCCAAAGTTCTCATCCCACACGAGAAAAAATGCCAATCTACCGTGAACAAGTGCCCATTCAGATTCAACAGAATCGAGCTGCCAGTCCCATCTCGGTCCCCTTACTGGCCCAGTCACCAGTCATGTCTCAGATCATGGGAGAGAGACCCCAG GTCCAGCAACACATTGGACACGCACCGATATCACCTAAAGCTGAACAACCATTTGAAGAAATTGTCAGAGCGCCTGCATTTGAGATTCCTGTTCAAAGAGTTGGTGATGTTCCTCCGCAAATACATCACCAGCCAGTACAGCTGCAACAACAACCTACACAAGCACCTCAGCCAAAAGCACAACAACCCATACCGCAGTCACCGCAGGTATCAGAGACATCCAATATTACCATACAGTTTCCTCCAGCACCAGAACCCCAGGAAGCCGCTGGCCCTCAAACACCTCAAGAGGTCCTACCCCCACATGTCCAGCCTGAGGAGACTCCAGAACAAGATCTGAGCCACCCAGGACTGATCAAAGTGCAGCAGATATTGGAACGTGTGGAGAAACTGGCACAAGATGTGAAAAGCTTTGATGGGAAGAAGAATGATAAAAGATACTTGATGCTGGAAGAGATGTTGACCAAAGAACTTCTGGCTCTGGACTCGGTAGACCCTGAAGGTCGCCCAGATGTGCGTCAGGCTCGGAGGGATGGCGTCCGCAGAGTTCAAACCATTCTAGATGAACTGGAGATGTTTGGAGAGCCGATGGATGGGCTGGCTGGTGACACGTACCCTCAGGCGAAAGGAGAGCGGAGTATGATTGACCaggcaaacacagagaaggTCAAGGAGATTTCATAA
- the tial1 gene encoding nucleolysin TIAR isoform X2, with protein sequence MEDESHPKTLYVGNLSRDVTENLILQLFTQIGPCKSCKMITEHTSNDPYCFVEFFEHRDAAAALAAMNGRKILGKEVKVNWATTPSSQKKDTSNHFHVFVGDLSPEITTDDIRAAFAPFGKISDARVVKDMTTGKSKGYGFVSFYNKLDAENAIVHMGGQWLGGRQIRTNWATRKPPAPKSVQDNSSKQLRFDEVVNQSSPQNCTVYCGGIQSGLTEHLMRQTFSPFGQIMEIRVFPEKGYSFIRFSSHESAAHAIVSVNGTTIEGHVVKCYWGKESPDMAKNVQPMEYGQWGHWNQMYSNPQQYGQYMTNGWQVPSYGMYGQTWNQQGFGVEQSQSPAWVGGFGTQPSQAQPGPVMNQANFGMAGYQTQ encoded by the exons ATGGAAGACGAGAGCCACCCAAAAACCCT CTACGTTGGGAATCTTTCAAGAGATGTAACAGAGAACTTGATTCTTCAGTTGTTTACTCAGATTGGGCCCTGTAAAAGTTGTAAAATGATAACAGAG CATACTAGCAATGATCCGTATTGCTTTGTGGAGTTCTTTGAACACAGAGACGCCGCAGCTGCTTTGGCCGCCATGAACGGAAGGAAGATTTTGGGAAAG GAAGTCAAGGTAAATTGGGCGACCACTCCTAGCAGTCAGAAGAAAGACACATCCA AtcactttcatgtttttgtggGAGATTTGAGCCCTGAGATCACAACCGATGACATCAGAGCTGCATTTGCACCCTTTGGAAAAATCTC GGATGCACGAGTGGTGAAGGATATGACAACAGGGAAATCAAAGGGGTATGGATTTGTGTCCTTCTATAACAAACTG GATGCTGAGAATGCCATAGTACACATGGGGGGTCAGTGGCTTGGTGGACGGCAAATCCGGACTAACTGGGCAACTCGGAAACCTCCAGCCCCCAAGAGCGTGCAAGACA ACAGCTCCAAGCAGCTGAGATTTGATGAGGTGGTGAACCAGTCGAGTCCTCAGAACTGCACAGTGTACTGCGGTGGCATTCAGTCAGGTCTCACAG AACACCTTATGCGACAGACGTTTTCTCCTTTCGGGCAGATAATGGAGATCAGAGTTTTTCCAGAGAAGGGTTATTCTTTTATCAG GTTCTCCTCTCATGAAAGTGCTGCTCACGCCATCGTCTCAGTGAATGGTACCACCATCGAAGGTCATGTTGTGAAATGCTACTGGGGCAAAGAGTCACCCGACATGGCCAAAAATGTCCAGCCG ATGGAGTACGGTCAGTGGGGACACTGGAATCAAATGTACAGCAATCCTCAACAATATGGTCAGTACATGACAAACGGCTGGCAAGTGCCGTCCTATGGAATGTACGGGCAAACATGGAACCAGCAAGGATTTGGTGTGGA ACAATCACAGTCCCCGGCCTGGGTGGGAGGTTTTGGGACGCAACCCTCTCAGGCTCAGCCTGGCCCAGTGATGAACCAGGCTAACTTTGGCATGGCTGGATACCAGACACAGTGA
- the tial1 gene encoding nucleolysin TIAR isoform X3, whose protein sequence is MTSELHLHPLEKSQMLIGLDRSLKANSKELCTLGTQMDARVVKDMTTGKSKGYGFVSFYNKLDAENAIVHMGGQWLGGRQIRTNWATRKPPAPKSVQDNSSKQLRFDEVVNQSSPQNCTVYCGGIQSGLTEHLMRQTFSPFGQIMEIRVFPEKGYSFIRFSSHESAAHAIVSVNGTTIEGHVVKCYWGKESPDMAKNVQPMEYGQWGHWNQMYSNPQQYGQYMTNGWQVPSYGMYGQTWNQQGFGVEQSQSPAWVGGFGTQPSQAQPGPVMNQANFGMAGYQTQ, encoded by the exons ATGACATCAGAGCTGCATTTGCACCCTTTGGAAAAATCTC aaatgctCATAGGATTGGACAGGAGCTTGAAGGCTAACAGCAAGGAACTGTGCACTCTGGGAACTCAGat GGATGCACGAGTGGTGAAGGATATGACAACAGGGAAATCAAAGGGGTATGGATTTGTGTCCTTCTATAACAAACTG GATGCTGAGAATGCCATAGTACACATGGGGGGTCAGTGGCTTGGTGGACGGCAAATCCGGACTAACTGGGCAACTCGGAAACCTCCAGCCCCCAAGAGCGTGCAAGACA ACAGCTCCAAGCAGCTGAGATTTGATGAGGTGGTGAACCAGTCGAGTCCTCAGAACTGCACAGTGTACTGCGGTGGCATTCAGTCAGGTCTCACAG AACACCTTATGCGACAGACGTTTTCTCCTTTCGGGCAGATAATGGAGATCAGAGTTTTTCCAGAGAAGGGTTATTCTTTTATCAG GTTCTCCTCTCATGAAAGTGCTGCTCACGCCATCGTCTCAGTGAATGGTACCACCATCGAAGGTCATGTTGTGAAATGCTACTGGGGCAAAGAGTCACCCGACATGGCCAAAAATGTCCAGCCG ATGGAGTACGGTCAGTGGGGACACTGGAATCAAATGTACAGCAATCCTCAACAATATGGTCAGTACATGACAAACGGCTGGCAAGTGCCGTCCTATGGAATGTACGGGCAAACATGGAACCAGCAAGGATTTGGTGTGGA ACAATCACAGTCCCCGGCCTGGGTGGGAGGTTTTGGGACGCAACCCTCTCAGGCTCAGCCTGGCCCAGTGATGAACCAGGCTAACTTTGGCATGGCTGGATACCAGACACAGTGA
- the tial1 gene encoding nucleolysin TIAR isoform X1 codes for MEDESHPKTLYVGNLSRDVTENLILQLFTQIGPCKSCKMITEQSDSSRKVNSIGFSVLQHTSNDPYCFVEFFEHRDAAAALAAMNGRKILGKEVKVNWATTPSSQKKDTSNHFHVFVGDLSPEITTDDIRAAFAPFGKISDARVVKDMTTGKSKGYGFVSFYNKLDAENAIVHMGGQWLGGRQIRTNWATRKPPAPKSVQDNSSKQLRFDEVVNQSSPQNCTVYCGGIQSGLTEHLMRQTFSPFGQIMEIRVFPEKGYSFIRFSSHESAAHAIVSVNGTTIEGHVVKCYWGKESPDMAKNVQPMEYGQWGHWNQMYSNPQQYGQYMTNGWQVPSYGMYGQTWNQQGFGVEQSQSPAWVGGFGTQPSQAQPGPVMNQANFGMAGYQTQ; via the exons ATGGAAGACGAGAGCCACCCAAAAACCCT CTACGTTGGGAATCTTTCAAGAGATGTAACAGAGAACTTGATTCTTCAGTTGTTTACTCAGATTGGGCCCTGTAAAAGTTGTAAAATGATAACAGAG CAATCCGATAGCAGCAGGAAGGTGAACTCTATTGGATTTTCTGTTTTGCAGCATACTAGCAATGATCCGTATTGCTTTGTGGAGTTCTTTGAACACAGAGACGCCGCAGCTGCTTTGGCCGCCATGAACGGAAGGAAGATTTTGGGAAAG GAAGTCAAGGTAAATTGGGCGACCACTCCTAGCAGTCAGAAGAAAGACACATCCA AtcactttcatgtttttgtggGAGATTTGAGCCCTGAGATCACAACCGATGACATCAGAGCTGCATTTGCACCCTTTGGAAAAATCTC GGATGCACGAGTGGTGAAGGATATGACAACAGGGAAATCAAAGGGGTATGGATTTGTGTCCTTCTATAACAAACTG GATGCTGAGAATGCCATAGTACACATGGGGGGTCAGTGGCTTGGTGGACGGCAAATCCGGACTAACTGGGCAACTCGGAAACCTCCAGCCCCCAAGAGCGTGCAAGACA ACAGCTCCAAGCAGCTGAGATTTGATGAGGTGGTGAACCAGTCGAGTCCTCAGAACTGCACAGTGTACTGCGGTGGCATTCAGTCAGGTCTCACAG AACACCTTATGCGACAGACGTTTTCTCCTTTCGGGCAGATAATGGAGATCAGAGTTTTTCCAGAGAAGGGTTATTCTTTTATCAG GTTCTCCTCTCATGAAAGTGCTGCTCACGCCATCGTCTCAGTGAATGGTACCACCATCGAAGGTCATGTTGTGAAATGCTACTGGGGCAAAGAGTCACCCGACATGGCCAAAAATGTCCAGCCG ATGGAGTACGGTCAGTGGGGACACTGGAATCAAATGTACAGCAATCCTCAACAATATGGTCAGTACATGACAAACGGCTGGCAAGTGCCGTCCTATGGAATGTACGGGCAAACATGGAACCAGCAAGGATTTGGTGTGGA ACAATCACAGTCCCCGGCCTGGGTGGGAGGTTTTGGGACGCAACCCTCTCAGGCTCAGCCTGGCCCAGTGATGAACCAGGCTAACTTTGGCATGGCTGGATACCAGACACAGTGA
- the pkd2l1 gene encoding polycystic kidney disease 2-like 1 protein, with protein sequence MQRLNNRAENQLGSTAACEMENFGKGGWVNQAYSGSPAALRHPISTVYNPQPVFHSSLENTNQLSLPNPYLAEDKARANPSEEKKSGCCSFLLRAVKGLWGTALRKDTKENPELNVKANLKELLIYIVFLVDLCLLTYGMTSSATYYYTKAMTDLFVNLPGDSGLSFSTIGSMNDVWTYMEGPLLDSLYWTKWYNNEPLPNENQSFIYYENMLLGVPRIRQLKVKNNSCKVHQDFQQEIADCFDVYSDKKEDDSAFGLINGTAWQYHSEKEIKGSNHWGLLTTYSGAGYYQDLAKTKDESAAILADLKDYLWLDRGTRVLFIDFTAYNANINLFCVIRLVVEFPATGGAIPSYQIRTVKLIRYVTTWDFFIIGCEILFCVFVLYYIVEEILEFRIHKLSHFNSIWNILDIVVILLAVVAIVFSAFRTIKVDNLLGNLLEQPDIYADFEFLAFWQTQYNNMNAVNLFFAWIKIFKYISFNKTMTQLTSTLARCALDIFGFAIMFFIVFFAYAQLGYLLFGMEVQTFSTFNKCIFTQFRIILGDFDYDAIDRANRVLGPIYFFSYVFFVFFVLLNMFLAIINDTYSEVKSELASQKNEFQIADLIKQSYERTFVKLKLKKEKISDVQKALDSGSSELRFKDFRDALKEMGHADHEISAAFSRFDQDGNQTLDIQEQERMKRELEEKREALNKELRNLENSVESAEDHREKTVPPEAFQRLVHKVAQLENAVITILSKVDAIMEKMRLQTFNTDMDRQMTRDDESRPASGGNIQVNLERALAQGPAPWSIAGPMGNMRNRLYPDVGWPVVTENSSSAPQRH encoded by the exons ATGCAACGCCTCAATAACCGGGCAGAGAATCAGCTGGGCAGCACAGCGGCGTGCGAGATGGAAAACTTTGGGAAAGGAGGCTGGGTGAATCAGGCCTACAGCGGCTCTCCTGCGGCCCTCAGGCACCCCATCAGCACCGTGTATAACCCTCAGCCCGTGTTCCACAGCTCTCTGGAGAACACGAACCAGCTCAGTCTGCCCAACCCGTATCTAGCTGAAGATAAAGCGCGAGCAAACCCCTCAGAGGAGAAGAAGTCTGGATGCTGCTCTTTTCTCTTGAGAGCCGTCAAAG GACTGTGGGGAACAGCTCTAAGAAAGGACACGAAGGAGAATCCTGAGCTCAATGTCAAAGCAAACCTCAAAGAACTGCTCATCTACATTGTTTTCCTTGTGGACCTGTGCCTGT TGACCTACGGCATGACCAGCAGCGCCACCTACTATTACACGAAAGCGATGACCGATCTCTTTGTGAACTTACCTGGTGACAGTGGACTCAGCTTTTCCACCATCGGCAGCATGAATGATGTCTGGACA TACATGGAGGGCCCGTTACTCGACAGCCTGTACTGGACAAAGTGGTATAACAACGAGCCTCTTCCAAATGAAAATCAATCCTTCATTTACTACGAGAACATGCTGTTAGGAGTCCCTCGCATTCGACAGCTCAAAGTGAAGAACAACTCCTGCAAGGTGCATCAAGACTTCCAGCAGGAGATCGCTGATTGTTTTGACGTGTACAGCGACAAGAAGGAGGATGACAGCGCGTTTGGACTGATCAACGGAACAGC CTGGCAGTACCACTCAGAAAAGGAGATCAAAGGTTCGAATCACTGGGGGTTACTGACCACATACAGCGGAGCAGGATATTATCAAGACCTGGCAAAAACCAAAGACGAGAGCGCGGCTATCCTGGCGGACCTCAAAGACTACCTGTGGCTCGATCGTGGAACTCGGGTTCTTTTCATTGACTTTACTGCATACAACGCAAACATCAATCTCTTCTGCGTTATACG ATTAGTGGTTGAATTTCCCGCCACCGGTGGAGCAATTCCTTCCTACCAGATCCGTACTGTGAAGCTGATCCGTTACGTCACCACGTGGGATTTCTTCATCATCGGCTGTGAGATCTTGTTCTGCGTCTTCGTACTCTATTACATTGTGGAGGAGATTCTGGAATTCCGAATCCACAAACTGTCTCATTTCAACAGCATCTGGAACATACTCGATATAGTGGTCATACTG CTTGCTGTGGTGGCAATAGTCTTCAGTGCGTTTCGAACCATCAAAGTAGATAACTTACTTGGAAACCTTCTAGAACAACCTGACATCTATGCTGATTTTGAGTTTCTGGCATTTTGGCAAACTCAGTACAACAACATGAATGCAGtaaatttgttttttgcttGGATTAAG ATCTTCAAGTACATCAGTTTCAACAAAACGATGACCCAGCTCACATCTACCCTTGCTCGCTGTGCATTAGACATCTTCGGATTCGCCATCATGTTCTTCATTGTGTTCTTTGCATACGCTCAGCTGGGTTACCTGCTCTTCGGAATGGAAGTTCAAACATTCAGCACATTTAACAAGTGCAT TTTCACACAGTTTCGAATCATCCTTGGGGATTTTGATTACGACGCCATTGACAGGGCAAACAGAGTGCTTGGaccaatatattttttctcctaTGTGTTCTTTGTCTTCTTTGTGTTACTG AACATGTTTCTGGCCATCATCAATGACACGTACTCTGAGGTGAAGTCAGAACTCGCTTCTCAGAAAAATGAGTTCCAGATTGCAGATCTCATCAAACAG AGTTATGAGAGAACTTTCGtgaaactaaaacttaaaaaggaaaagatcTCTGATGTTCAGAAAGCCCTGGATTCAGGTTCGAGTGAGCTGCGGTTTAAAGATTTCAGGGATGCTTTGAAAGA AATGGGTCATGCTGACCATGAGATCTCAGCCGCTTTCTCCAGATTTGACCAAGATGGGAACCAGACTTTGGACATTCAGGAGCAGGAGAGAATGAAACGAGAGCTGGAGGAAAAAAGG gaaGCACTCAATAAAGAGCTTCGTAATCTTGAAAACAGCGTTGAGTCAGCAGAGGACCACAGAGAGAAGACAGTTCCTCCAGAGGCCTTTCAGAG GCTGGTTCACAAAGTTGCTCAGCTTGAAAATGCTGTGATCACTATATTGTCCAAAGTAGATGCTATCATGGAGAAAATGAGACTTCAAACATTCAACACAGACATGGATAGGCAGATGACTAGAGATGAT GAATCAAGACCGGCTTCAGGAGGGAATATTCAAGTAAACCTGGAAAGAGCTTTGGCTCAGGGACCAGCACCCTGGTCCATAGCTGGCCCAATGGGGAATATGAGGAATCGTTTGTACCCAGACGTCGGATGGCCAGTCGTCACTGAGAACAGTAGTTCTGCACCTCAGCGCCACTGA
- the tial1 gene encoding nucleolysin TIAR isoform X4 → MDARVVKDMTTGKSKGYGFVSFYNKLDAENAIVHMGGQWLGGRQIRTNWATRKPPAPKSVQDNSSKQLRFDEVVNQSSPQNCTVYCGGIQSGLTEHLMRQTFSPFGQIMEIRVFPEKGYSFIRFSSHESAAHAIVSVNGTTIEGHVVKCYWGKESPDMAKNVQPMEYGQWGHWNQMYSNPQQYGQYMTNGWQVPSYGMYGQTWNQQGFGVEQSQSPAWVGGFGTQPSQAQPGPVMNQANFGMAGYQTQ, encoded by the exons AT GGATGCACGAGTGGTGAAGGATATGACAACAGGGAAATCAAAGGGGTATGGATTTGTGTCCTTCTATAACAAACTG GATGCTGAGAATGCCATAGTACACATGGGGGGTCAGTGGCTTGGTGGACGGCAAATCCGGACTAACTGGGCAACTCGGAAACCTCCAGCCCCCAAGAGCGTGCAAGACA ACAGCTCCAAGCAGCTGAGATTTGATGAGGTGGTGAACCAGTCGAGTCCTCAGAACTGCACAGTGTACTGCGGTGGCATTCAGTCAGGTCTCACAG AACACCTTATGCGACAGACGTTTTCTCCTTTCGGGCAGATAATGGAGATCAGAGTTTTTCCAGAGAAGGGTTATTCTTTTATCAG GTTCTCCTCTCATGAAAGTGCTGCTCACGCCATCGTCTCAGTGAATGGTACCACCATCGAAGGTCATGTTGTGAAATGCTACTGGGGCAAAGAGTCACCCGACATGGCCAAAAATGTCCAGCCG ATGGAGTACGGTCAGTGGGGACACTGGAATCAAATGTACAGCAATCCTCAACAATATGGTCAGTACATGACAAACGGCTGGCAAGTGCCGTCCTATGGAATGTACGGGCAAACATGGAACCAGCAAGGATTTGGTGTGGA ACAATCACAGTCCCCGGCCTGGGTGGGAGGTTTTGGGACGCAACCCTCTCAGGCTCAGCCTGGCCCAGTGATGAACCAGGCTAACTTTGGCATGGCTGGATACCAGACACAGTGA
- the atoh7 gene encoding protein atonal homolog 7 isoform X1, protein MKPRSPSCADSGSESDSRDPEKFESAMRRRMAANARERKRMQGLNTAFDRLRKVVPQWGQDKKLSKYETLQMALSYIMALNRILNDASRHAAPQKDWLDLQFDGLQPETYSCFVRYNSPVENDCMHSSFSYHYESL, encoded by the coding sequence ATGAAGCCCCGCAGCCCGAGCTGTGCAGATTCAGGGTCGGAGTCGGACTCCAGAGACCCAGAGAAGTTTGAGAGTGCCATGCGGCGGAGGATGGCGGCCAACGCTcgagagaggaagaggatgcAGGGCCTGAACACCGCATTCGACCGCCTCCGCAAAGTGGTTCCTCAGTGGGGTCAGGACAAGAAACTCTCCAAATATGAGACGCTGCAGATGGCCCTGAGCTACATTATGGCCCTCAACAGAATCCTAAATGATGCCAGCAGACACGCAGCTCCTCAGAAAGACTGGCTGGATCTACAGTTTGACGGCCTACAGCCAGAGACCTATTCTTGCTTTGTGCGCTATAACTCCCCTGTGGAAAATGACTGTATGCACTCCTCCTTCTCCTACCACTACGAAAGCCTTTAA